The proteins below are encoded in one region of Silene latifolia isolate original U9 population chromosome 2, ASM4854445v1, whole genome shotgun sequence:
- the LOC141644207 gene encoding uncharacterized protein LOC141644207, with amino-acid sequence MATTTAATPPAATPATSTTSDGPTLTVIAKRIRALRKKHTRILQMEQSLSQGKTLNSEQLEVVRSKPVVEALIDELEKLRAPISAAVDEELSVEYHKQDKLMEDFVNLMYFGSLFDLKSEFTLYTKTLERGSCLTYDIVTDDAVDGDMLVERDLDLISALQGLMIARPANSELSHRNALDLCLKHAKLWRSNVDQPIDSQTNVTYAALRAKLNKIISSGYLTATPQMRGAGEVAAAAAGGNFGLFQVPTQESMVNVEVPAQAEAEVEGSTEQYKETEEDAGNSEGHETAGQQSSNVEVFQKDDLKPENPPEVVPSQTDQEQSQNTEGENGYSNVDFKDQQQYGNRRGPRGGGRGGGRRGYPNGRGGRGNGRGNGTYQNGRGQYHDNYYPRNNYYNRRGGRGGNGNGNGGGGYTNNSSGDHSNHSQENVGAAS; translated from the exons atGGCGACAACAACCGCCGCAACACCACCAGCAGCAACACCGGCAACATCAACAACCTCCGACGGTCCAACCCTAACCGTAATCGCTAAACGCATCCGCGCTCTCCGCAAAAAACACACTCGTATCCTTCAAATGGAACAATCCCTCTCTCAAGGCAAAACCCTAAATTCCGAACAACTCGAAGTCGTTCGCTCTAAACCGGTTGTCGAAGCGCTCATTGACGAACTCGAAAAACTTCGCGCTCCTATCTCCGCCGCTGTCGACGAAGAACTCTCCGTCGAATACCACAAGCAAGACAAATTAATGGAGGATTTCGTCAATTTGATGTATTTCGGGAGTTTATTTGATTTGAAGAGTGAATTTACGTTGTATACTAAAACACTTGAGCGTGGAAGTTGTTTGACTTATGATATTGTTACTGATGATGCTGTTGATGGTGATATGCTTGTTGAACGTGATTTGGATTTGATTTCGGCTTTGCAAGGGTTGATGATTGCTAGACCTGCTAATTCTGAGCTTTCGCATCGGAATGCGCTTGATTTGTGTTTGAAACATGCTAAGTTGTGGCGTTCTAATGTTGATCAGCCTATTGATTCTCAGACTAATGTTACAT ATGCTGCTTTGAGAGCAAAGTTGAACAAGATTATTTCCTCGGGGTATTTAACCGCCACACCGCAGATGAGGGGTGCAGGAGAAGTTGCAGCAGCTGCTGCTGGTGGAAACTTTGGTTTGTTCCAGGTTCCAACACAAGAGTCCATGGTGAATGTTGAAGTGCCTGCTCAAGCGGAAGCGGAAGTGGAGGGATCAACTGAGCAATATAAGGAAACG GAGGAAGATGCTGGGAATTCCGAAGGGCATGAAACAGCTGGACAACAGTCTAGTAACGTCGAGGTCTTTCAGAAG GATGATTTGAAGCCAGAGAATCCCCCTGAAGTTGTTCCATCACAGACAGACCAAGAACAGTCTCAGAATACAGAAGGAGAGAACGGCTACAGCAATGTAGACTTCAAAGACCAGCAGCAGTACGGTAACCGGAGAGGCCCGAGAGGTGGCGGTCGTGGTGGTGGTCGAAGGGGTTACCCTAATGGCAGAGGAGGCAGGGGGAATGGCAGGGGAAATGGGACCTACCAGAACGGTCGTGGCCAGTACCATGATAATTACTATCCTAGGAACAATTACTACAATAGACGAGGTGGAAGAGGTGGCAATGGCAATGGCAATGGTGGTGGTGGATACACCAACAATTCATCTGGAGATCACAGCAACCACTCCCAGGAGAACGTCGGGGCCGCATCGTAG
- the LOC141644208 gene encoding thioredoxin-1-like, producing the protein MGNHFSSRGKLPTVVVIHSLDEWRSFFESSKKSDKLVVVDFHASWCGPCQYMEPVFRAFSLKYGDADFVKIDVDELSEVASEFGVDAMPTFVLFKKGKEIDRLVGANKSELKEKIVKHRN; encoded by the exons ATGGGCAACCACTTCTCGTCGCGTGGCAAGTTACCTACTGTTGTTGTGATTCATTCATTAGATGAGTGGAGATCTTTCTTCGAATCGTCTAAAAAATCAGACAAACTG GTGGTGGTCGACTTCCACGCTTCCTGGTGTGGACCATGTCAATACATGGAGCCGGTGTTCAGAGCTTTTTCACTCAAATATGGAGATGCTGATTTTGTCAAGATTGATGTGGATGAGCTTTCG GAGGTTGCAAGTGAATTTGGGGTAGATGCAATGCCGACGTTCGTGTTATTTAAGAAAGGAAAGGAGATAGATAGGCTTGTTGGTGCTAATAAGAGCGAGCTTAAGGAGAAGATTGTAAAACACAGGAATTGA
- the LOC141644209 gene encoding uncharacterized protein LOC141644209, whose protein sequence is MGITEEIKLDKWGYQVNTSSDHCISAINAYYHQVLSYGRKRSIILEAQIHDKNCVLANILAAHFLCSTHSSKVANFIEAAKSNYDKATDYEKAVFDAVSYMMLDDRDDDVALSLHFKLLTEFPRDLNSLKRAQVLCFYMGKADPSLELVQQALPKNEGESYVYGMLAFPLLELGLMEDAEKASRTALEINKLDFWAQHCLCHVLQFECHFAEAVKFMEDCSPSWVSCASFMYTHNWWHVALCYLEGHSPIERVLDIYDCCIMNELDKPDAARPEVYVNALGLLLRLHVRGENSASQNRLKTLAELLIDQAVWFSEWQLDLFILWAIASTDHLSAAQQLLDGLRVRVSNMNEKKRKLMQRGLSLAEALYEYGKGNDMQALQLFGADFDANDCKAIGASEEQLDVFNEVWYTLLLNTGQAEKVIEVIERRLRKRDGVPFLWRLLEKGYMTVGREEAAIAAEKANDLENSFFK, encoded by the exons ATGGGAATTACTGAAGAAATTAAATTAGATAAATGGGGTTATCAAGTTAATACTTCATCTGATCACTGCATTTCTGCTATCAATGCTTACTATCACCAG GTGCTAAGTTATGGGAGAAAGAGGTCAATTATATTGGAGGCTCAAATTCATGATAAAAATTGTGTCTTGGCAAATATTTTGGCTGCCCATTTCTTGTGTTCTACTCATTCTTCTAAAGTTGCAAACTTTATTGAAGCTGCAAAATCTAATTAT GATAAAGCAACAGATTATGAGAAAGCTGTGTTTGATGCTGTTTCTTACATGATGTTGGATGATAGGGATGATGATGTTGCTTTGAGTTTGCATTTCAAG TTACTGACAGAATTTCCAAGAGACCTGAACTCTTTGAAGAGAGCTCAAGTACTATGTTTTTACATGGGAAAAGCAGATCCATCTCTCGAGCTAGTCCAACAG GCTCTACCCAAAAATGAAGGAGAAAGTTATGTATATGGTATGCTTGCTTTTCCCTTACTGGAACTCGGCCTCATGGAGGATGCCGAAAAGGCTTCAAGAACTGCACTTGAGATCAACAAATTAGACTTTTGGGCGCAACATTGT TTGTGCCATGTTCTGCAGTTTGAATGTCATTTTGCTGAAGCTGTAAAGTTCATGGAAGATTGCTCTCCTTCATGGGTTTCATGTGCTTCATTTAT GTACACACACAATTGGTGGCACGTTGCCTTGTGCTACTTGGAAGGCCATTCTCCTATTGAAAGAGTACTAGATATCTATGACTGTTGCATAATGAATGAACTAGATAAACCCGATGCAGCGCGTCCAGAG GTTTACGTAAATGCTTTGGGATTGCTACTGAGATTACATGTACGGGGTGAAAACAGCGCTTCTCAGAATCGCCTAAAGACTCTGGCAGAGCTTTTGATAGATCAA GCGGTCTGGTTTTCAGAGTGGCAgcttgatttattcatattatggGCCATAGCGAGTACTGATCACCTTTCTGCAGCCCAACAGTTACTTGACGGTTTGAGGGTCAG AGTGTCCAATATGAACGAGAAGAAACGGAAGCTGATGCAAAGGGGACTCTCT CTAGCTGAAGCGTTATACGAGTATGGTAAGGGTAACGACATGCAAGCACTACAGTTATTTGGCGCTGATTTTGATGCTAATGATTGCAAG GCAATAGGAGCGTCTGAGGAGCAACTCGATGTGTTCAATGAAGTATGGTACACTTTGCTCCTGAACACCGGACAAGCTGAAAAAG TGATCGAGGTCATTGAGAGACGACTTCGGAAAAGAGATGGTGTACCCTTTCTCTGGCGTCTGCTG GAGAAAGGTTACATGACGGTTGGAAGGGAGGAAGCTGCAATTGCAGCTGAGAAGGCGAACGATCTCGAGAATTCCTTCTTCAAATAG